From Macrobrachium nipponense isolate FS-2020 chromosome 6, ASM1510439v2, whole genome shotgun sequence, a single genomic window includes:
- the LOC135216104 gene encoding general transcription factor II-I repeat domain-containing protein 2-like, with protein MSSNPRKRKIDEEGRVFNESWTFDYFVISHADSALCLICHERIKTLKTFKIKRHYESQHKNYFSLQGDVRSNKISLKKSVSAQQKGKPPIDGEFVKECMIKTVKEICPEKLSLFQNVSLSASTVTKRKEDLSGEVFSTLSEKEHSFQYFSLALDESNDILDTAQLLIFIRGVDKNFQVVEDLCALRSMKDTTTSENLFLEVHQAVNNLDLCWAKLKSVTTDGARNMVGSKTGLLEKICNEVVHGTPPLKFHCIIHQQVLCSKVLKIS; from the coding sequence ATGTCATCTAACCctagaaaaaggaaaatagatgaGGAGGGTCGTGTGTTTAATGAGAGTTGGACTTTTGACTACTTTGTTATTTCACATGCCGACAGTGCATTGTGTCTTATATGTCACGAAAGAATAAAGACCTTAAAGACATTTAAAATCAAGAGACATTATGAATCACAGCACAAGAATTATTTTTCACTTCAAGGTGATGTGCGCTCAAACAAGATATCTTTGAAAAAATCAGTGTCTGCTCAGCAGAAAGGAAAGCCACCTATTGATGGGGAATTTGTTAAAGAGTGCATGATAAAAACGGTCAAAGAAATATGTCCAGAAAAGTTGTCACTCTTTCAAAATGTAAGTTTGTCTGCTTCAACAGTCACAAAGCGTAAGGAAGATTTAAGTGGAGAAGTGTTTTCAACATTATCCGAGAAAGAACacagttttcaatatttttctttagctTTGGATGAAAGCAATGATATTTTGGATACAGCACAACTTCTGATTTTTATTAGAGGTGTTGACAAAAACTTTCAGGTTGTAGAAGATTTGTGTGCCCTTCGAAGTATGAAAGATACTACAACATCGGAAAATCTCTTTTTAGAAGTACATCAGGCGGTAAATAACCTTGATTTATGTTGGGCCAAGTTAAAAAGTGTAACCACTGATGGAGCAAGAAACATGGTTGGAAGTAAAACAGGGTTGCTCGAGAAAATCTGCAATGAAGTCGTTCATGGTACCCCTCCTCTGAAGTTCCATTGCATTATTCATCAGCAGGTACTGTGCAGTAAGGTTTTGAAGATATCATGA